In Tenebrio molitor chromosome 6, icTenMoli1.1, whole genome shotgun sequence, one genomic interval encodes:
- the nej gene encoding CREB-binding protein isoform X3 yields the protein MADHLVDGPPNAKRQKLDPFQGPSDSSAYNNYGLGSTQGLASTMGGGVVSNPSQQQWNLCHQQNVLSNMDMFDLENDLPDELMSSSSWGLSDNMGNSKPPPHGPGPGTMQNGIESGDSGNSLRQIQLSMLQGNKGLISNALAMAGGQLGNKSPNLQSPPNVSVAKANVVDQMNLGSLPSSISNNAGLQSMANNGTSPQIMSSIQGMNNSAGGNMIMTNSSMNTMAGMAGGGLVVSSTVNKPLTNTTNMMAPGQPHHPGNHTVPQQRLLNVRLEGTIRHNFQFSKLQPMQNGPMLSRVAMQHLNARAPGPHGVHPLGTRMQTPGMMQLGGAVGQGMPGNTPYSYPNAGPQGVATPQPHANKIGVPQTRFGGPAGPVGPAGGGEGGMAPTQLPAPSPAQPQSGAPSGSQPGPQTATQNQGTGPPPSSTADPEKRKLIQQQLVLLLHAHKCQRRESQANGEVWQCNLPHCKTMKNVLNHMTTCNAGKSCSVAHCSSSRQIISHWKHCTKMDCPVCLPLKQADKNRNNNPNAATNPPQSTQSINPSATDMRRAYDALGIQCPTTGAGATPTGLIPNAGQQRPCIRLPIAGGPNMPAGIGVRAMPPATAQPAPNVSLPLGSDSTPNSNQGVSQTPSIQQSVSNVIFGLTNDATGQGLVGPGGLQAGQVTASPVQGTKEWHQSVTPDLRNHLVHKLVQAIFPTPDPQAMLDKRMHNLVAYARKVEGDMYEMANSRSEYYHLLAEKIYKIQKELEEKRQKRKEQQQLQQQHIQPPQIRPTLQGAVPGVVARPQGVPGGLAQQQQPGLRSGSPALGGIGTLNQAGGRLFQVQQNAQQNNQQQPNVVGLPGPSPTASNPGLSPFGQPLSQGNTASTSTGNQFAATNGPVSLPQTSPASSAQQSQFNDIMKNRLAPSPSTFGLQSQNLTQPNQGQVNNSIANSARISATPNSDSVTTPHAAGPKSVSSSRGASPAPATPIQSSPATTASLGKGMSSAERAAQNAPRQSSMSSQMAAITAAHDRDDDSPSPPPNSIKGKLDQMKEENSMDIKHIKQEVDDEQCQSEGGKNIKSEIKMDIKSEIKTEPLDDCESKIKEELHIKEEQGVPDSSMDVKPSISDGSMVPMGCAMDKKQRKCIFKLDELRQKLMPTLEKLYRQDPESLPFRQPVDPHTLGIPDYFDIVKRPMDLSTIKKKLDIGQYTDPWEYVDDVWLMFDNAWLYNRKTSRVYRYCTKLSEVFEMEIDPVMQSMGYCCGRKYTFNPQVLCCYGKQLCTIPRDAKYYSYQNSLKAYGLGSDRYTFCQKCFNDIQGDTVTLGDDPTQAQTAIKKDQFKEMKNDHLEMEAFVHCTDCGRKLHQICVLHNENIWTQGFTCDECLKKKGAKRRDNKFNAKRLPVTKLGVYIETRVNNFLKKKEAGAGEVSIRVVSSSEKTVEVKPGMRCKFVETGELSSEFPYRAKALFAFEEIDGVDVCFFGMHVQEYGSECPPPNTRRVYIAYLDSVHFFKPRQFRTAVYHEILLGYMDYVKQLGYTMAHIWACPPSEGDDYIFHCHPAEQKIPKPKRLQDWYKKMLDKGIIERIVLDYKDILKQAMEDNLRSAADLPYFEGDFWPNVLEESIKELDQEEEEKRKQAEAAEAAANAIFSLTEECETGPDGKKKGQKKAKKSNKSKANQRKNSKKSNTPQTGNDLSAKIFATMEKHKEVFFVIRLHSVQSAASLGPIQDPDPFINCDLMDGRDAFLTLAREKHYEFSSLRRAKFSTMCMLYELHNQGQDKFVYTCNNCKSHVETRYHCTECDDFDLCIQCYDKEGHPHKMVKLGFDLDDGSSPSDQKQANPQEARKLSIQRCIHSLVHACQCRDANCRLTSCQKMKRVVTHTKMCKRKTNGGCPICKQLIALCCYHAKHCQETKCPVPFCSNIKHKLKQQQLQQRLQQAQLLRRRMAVMNTRTLPQGNAIPGANSVGLASGVQSVVPGAVSPANSMNSSGLANSAMGIQSPHQPGIGLKPGTQTPPANVLQVVKQVQEEAARQQAPHVGYGKVTPGGGVPGQNMPPPQLRMGHMGTDQGGNLLPMTQWQQRYPGGAGQGIRQPGPQIIQQGQVGQTPMQGNQGAVRPGLGNIPNPPSAMQKQALQQLMQTLRSPQSPEQQQQILTILKANPQLMAAFIKQRQSQLQQPSGTGVAGTPPQQLQHMLTQQNTAQHQNRLQMQGGMLGQNPGQGLNQGPPTQPLTPQQQQQQQQQQQWYKHHQLLLRQQQQQQQAAAQQQQQQQQQQQQQQQQQQPFQQPSAPPSYQQRLPAIRQPHMSYNSYPEQQYPPMQGLKPTPPPVPSPQGVMGPPQGGISVQQQQQLRSPPPIRSPQPSPSSRPSPSPRNQAVASPRGPQPSPHDMAASEMLLGQNHTGALHPHASPVGTNQETGEVPAMTPQDQLSKFVEQL from the exons ATGGCCGATCATCTCGTCGATGGACCGCCGAACGCCAAACGGCAGAAACTGGACCCCTTCCAGGGGCCCTCCGACTCTTCAG CTTACAACAACTACGGCTTGGGCTCAACACAGGGCCTGGCATCGACAATGGGTGGTGGTGTTGTCTCCAATCCGTCTCAGCAGCAATGGAACCTGTGCCACCAGCAAA ATGTGCTTTCGAACATGGATATGTTCGACCTGGAGAACGATCTCCCGGACGAGCTCATGTCGTCTTCATCGTGGGGCCTTTCCGACAACATGGGCAACAGCAAGCCGCCCCCTCACGGTCCCGGCCCGGGGACGATGCAGAACGGTATCGAGAGCGGCGACAGCGGCAACAGCCTGAGACAGATACAGCTCAGCATGCTCCAGGGCAACAAAGGCTTGATCAGTAACGCTTTGGCGATGGCCGGCGGACAGTTGGGGAACAAGAGTCCCAACTTGCAATCGCCACCCAACGTCTCCGTGGCCAAGGCGAACGTGGTGGACCAGATGAACCTGGGGAGTTTGCCGTCGAGCATCTCGAATAACGCCGGGTTGCAATCGATGGCCAACAACGGCACTTCGCCGCAGATCATGAGTTCGATACAAG GAATGAACAACAGTGCTGGTGGGAACATGATCATGACCAACAGCAGCATGAACACCATGGCGGGAATGGCCGGAGGAGGCTTGGTGGTCAGCAGTACGGTGAACAAGCCGCTGACCAACACCACGAACATGATGGCACCGGGGCAACCCCATCATCCAGGAAACCATACAGTACCTCAGCAG CGTTTGCTTAATGTCCGGCTCGAAGGAACAATACGTCATAATTTCCAATTTTCGAAATTGCAGCCCATGCAGAACGGCCCTATGCTGAGCCGCGTGGCCATGCAACATCTCAACGCCAGAGCCCCGGGACCTCACGGCGTCCATCCGCTCGGCACCAGGATGCAAACGCCTGGAATGATGCAGTTGGGCGGTGCCGTGGGTCAAGGAATGCCTGGAAATACTCCGTATTCATATCCGAACGCCGGACCTCAAG GTGTGGCAACTCCCCAACCCCACGCCAACAAAATAGGAGTTCCCCAGACGAGGTTCGGCGGTCCCGCAGGTCCTGTGGGTCCCGCGGGAGGTGGAGAAGGCGGCATGGCGCCCACTCAACTGCCTGCACCTTCGCCGGCCCAACCGCAGTCGGGGGCACCTTCGGGGTCGCAACCGGGACCTCAGACGGCGACGCAGAATCAAGGGACGGGGCCCCCGCCCTCGTCGACGG CAGACCCAGAGAAGCGCAAGCTGATCCAACAACAGTTGGTGTTGTTGCTGCACGCGCACAAGTGTCAGAGAAGAGAATCGCAAGCCAACGGCGAAGTGTGGCAGTGCAACCTACCCCATTGCAAGACGATGAAAAACGTTTTGAATCACATGACGACGTGCAACGCCGGCAAGAGCTGCTCAGTCGCGCACTGTAGTTCCTCGAGGCAGATCATCAGCCATTGGAAACATTGCACCAAGATGGACTGTCCGGTTTGTTTACCTCTCAAACAAGCGGACAAGAACAGAAACAACAATCCAAACG CTGCCACGAACCCGCCTCAGAGTACTCAGTCAATAAATCCGTCGGCTACGGACATGAGGAGAGCGTACGACGCTCTAGGTATTCAGTGTCCGACGACGGGAGCCGGCGCCACTCCCACCGGCCTAATTCCCAACGCGGGACAACAACGACCGTGCATAAGACTTCCCATAGCGGGAGGACCGAACATGCCCGCCGGTATAGGAGTGCGGGCCATGCCTCCCGCGACGGCTCAGCCGGCCCCCAACGTCAGCCTTCCCCTGGGAAGCGATTCCACACCGAACAGCAACCAGGGGGTCAGTCAGACCCCTAGCATCCAACAGAGCGTCTCGAACGTCATCTTCGGACTGACGAACGACGCCACCGGACAAGGTCTAGTAGGACCTGGAGGTTTGCAAGCCGGCCAAGTGACGGCCTCACCTGTTCAAGGGACCAAAGAATGGCACCAGTCGGTAACTCCCGATCTCAGAAACCATCTGGTGCACAAACTAGTACAAGCTATATTTCCGACGCCCGATCCTCAAGCGATGCTCGACAAGAGAATGCACAATCTAGTCGCTTACGCGCGAAAAGTCGAAGGCGACATGTACGAAATGGCCAATTCCAGATCCGAGTACTACCATCTCCTCGCCGAGAAGATCTACAAGATCCAGAAGGAGCTGGAAGAGAAGCGACAGAAGCGGAaagaacaacaacaattgCAACAACAACACATCCAGCCTCCGCAGATCAGGCCGACGCTGCAAGGAGCCGTCCCCGGAGTCGTGGCGAGGCCCCAAGGCGTGCCCGGCGGACTTGCTCAGCAACAACAGCCGGGATTGCGCAGCGGTTCTCCGGCGTTGGGCGGCATCGGAACGCTGAACCAAGCCGGCGGGAGGCTGTTCCAAGTGCAACAGAACGCCCAACAGAACAACCAACAGCAACCGAACGTGGTCGGTCTTCCTGGACCCAGTCCGACGGCGTCGAATCCGGGATTGTCGCCTTTCGGTCAGCCCTTGTCGCAGGGGAATACGGCGTCGACCTCGACCGGGAACCAGTTCGCGGCGACCAACGGTCCGGTCAGTTTGCCGCAAACGTCGCCGGCCAGTTCGGCGCAACAATCGCAATTCAACGACATCATGAAGAATCGATTGGCACCGTCGCCGTCGACGTTCGGTCTGCAGTCGCAGAATTTAACGCAGCCGAATCAAGGACAAGTCAACAACAGTATAGCGAACTCCGCTCGAATATCGGCGACGCCGAATTCCGACTCGGTGACCACACCGCACGCTGCAGGTCCCAAGTCGGTGAGTTCGTCGAGGGGCGCGTCGCCGGCACCGGCCACGCCGATTCAGTCGTCGCCAGCGACAACAGCTAGTCTAG GGAAAGGAATGAGCAGTGCGGAGCGGGCGGCTCAGAATGCACCTCGTCAGTCGTCGATGTCTTCGCAGATGGCCGCAATAACGGCGGCTCACGACAGAGACGACGATTCACCGTCGCCCCCGCCAAACAGCATCAAAGGTAAACTGGATCAAATGAAAGAAGAAAATTCCATGGATATCAAGCACATCAAACAAGAAGTCGACGACGAACAATGTCAGAGCGAGGGCGGGAAAAACATTAAAAGCGAAATCAAAATGGATATCAAGTCCGAAATCAAGACGGAGCCGCTCGACGATTGCGAATCGAAAATCAAAGAAGAACTACACATAAAAGAGGAACAAGGTGTGCCTGACAGCTCCATGGACGTGAAACCGTCGATCTCGGACGGTTCTATGGTGCCGATGGGGTGCGCCATGGACAAGAAACAACGAAAATGCA TATTCAAACTTGACGAGCTTCGTCAGAAGTTGATGCCCACGTTGGAGAAACTGTACAGACAAGATCCGGAAAGTTTACCCTTCAGGCAACCGGTCGATCCTCACACTTTGGGCATACCGGATTATTTCGATATCGTAAAGAGACCCATGGATCTGTCCACCATCAAGAAGAAGCTAGACATCGGTCAGTACACCGATCCGTGGGAGTACGTCGACGACGTATGGTTGATGTTCGATAACGCCTGGTTGTACAACAGGAAAACCAGCAGAGTGTACCGTTACTGTACAAAA TTGTCGGAGGTGTTCGAGATGGAAATCGATCCGGTCATGCAGTCCATGGGTTACTGTTGCGGCAGAAAATACACTTTCAATCCTCAAGTGTTGTGCTGCTACGGCAAGCAACTGTGCACCATACCGAGAGACGCCAAATACTACAGCTACCAGAACAG TCTAAAAGCGTATGGACTCGGCTCCGACAGATACACCTTCTGCCAGAAGTGCTTCAACGACATCCAAGGGGACACGGTAACACTAGGTGATGACCCGACTCAGGCCCAGAC GGCGATCAAGAAAGATCAGTTCAAGGAGATGAAAAACGACCACCTGGAGATGGAGGCGTTCGTGCATTGCACCGACTGCGGCAGGAAGCTGCACCAGATCTGCGTCTTGCACAACGAAAACATCTGGACGCAGGGATTCACCTGCGACGAATGCCTGAAGAAGAAGGGGGCGAAGAGACGCGATAACAAGTTCAACGCGAAGAGGCTTCCCGTTACGAAATTGGGGGTGTACATAGAGACGCGCGTCAACAACTTCCTGAAGAAGAAGGAAGCCGGGGCTGGGGAGGTCTCGATAAGAGTGGTGTCGAGTTCGGAAAAAACGGTCGAAGTGAAGCCGGGGATGAGGTGTAAATTTGTCGAAACTGGAGAGCTGTCGTCGGAGTTCCCCTACAGGGCGAAAGCTCTGTTCGCTTTCGAGGAAATAGACGGCGTCGACGTGTGCTTTTTCGGGATGCACGTCCAAGAGTACGGATCCGAGTGTCCGCCTCCGAACACCAGGCGCGTCTACATCGCCTACTTGGACTCGGTTCATTTTTTCAAACCTCGCCAGTTCAGGACCGCCGTCTACCACGAGATACTGCTGGGGTACATGGACTACGTGAAGCAGCTGGGTTACACGATGGCGCACATCTGGGCCTGTCCGCCGTCAGAGGGCGACGACTACATCTTTCATTGCCATCCGGCCGAACAAAAGATTCCCAAACCGAAGAGACTGCAAGACTGGTACAAGAAGATGCTCGACAAGGGCATCATCGAACGAATCGTCCTCGATTACAAGGACATTTTGAAGCAAGCCATGGAGGATAATCTTAGGTCGGCGGCCGATCTGCCATATTTCGAGGGCGACTTTTGGCCGAACGTGCTGGAAGAGAGCATCAAAGAGCTGGATCAAGAGGAGGAAGAGAAGAGGAAACAAGCGGAAGCCGCCGAGGCCGCAGCCAACGCG attttttctcTGACGGAGGAATGCGAGACCGGACCCGACGGCAAGAAGAAGGGACAGAAAAAGGCCAAAAAGAGCAACAAGTCCAAAGCTAATCAGAGGAAGAACAGCAAAAAGTCGAACACGCCCCAGACCGGTAACGACCTCTcggccaaaatttttgcgaCGATGGAGAAACACAAAGAAGTCTTCTTCGTTATCAGGTTGCACTCGGTGCAGTCGGCGGCGAGTCTAGGG CCGATCCAAGACCCGGATCCTTTCATCAATTGCGACCTGATGGACGGTCGCGACGCCTTCCTGACCCTAGCCCGCGAGAAACATTACGAATTTTCGTCGCTGCGAAGAGCCAAATTCAGCACCATGTGCATGTTGTACGAATTACACAACCAAGGACAGGACAAGTTCGTCTATACGTGCAACAACTGCAAGAGCCACGTCGAGACGCGTTACCACTGCACAGAGTGCGACGATTTCGACCTGTGCATCCAGTGTTACGACAAAGAGGGCCACCCGCACAAGATGGTGAAGCTCGGCTTCGACCTGGACGACGGTTCGTCGCCCAGCGACCAGAAACAGGCCAACCCGCAAGAAGCCAGGAAGTTGTCGATCCAGCGGTGCATCcactctctggtgcacgcgtGTCAATGTCGCGACGCGAACTGTCGCCTGACCAGCTGTCAGAAGATGAAGAGGGTGGTGACGCACACCAAAATGTGCAAGCGAAAGACGAACGGCGGCTGTCCGATATGCAAACAGTTGATAGCGTTGTGCTGTTACCACGCGAAACACTGCCAAGAGACCAAGTGTCCGGTGCCGTTCTGTTCGAACATCAAACACAAGTTGAAACAGCAGCAGCTGCAGCAGCGACTGCAGCAGGCGCAGCTGCTGCGAAGGAGAATGGCCGTGATGAACACGAGAACTTTGCCGCAGGGCAACGCGATTCCGGGTGCGAACAGCGTGGGTTTAGCGTCCGGGGTGCAGTCGGTGGTGCCGGGGGCGGTCAGTCCGGCGAACTCGATGAACTCGTCCGGTTTGGCGAACAGTGCGATGGGAATTCAGTCACCCCATCAGCCCGGAATCGGACTCAAACCGGGCACGCAGACGCCGCCGGCGAACGTCCTCCAAGTCGTGAAGCAGGTGCAGGAGGAAGCGGCCAGACAGCAGGCGCCGCACGTCGGTTACGGAAAAGTGACGCCCGGTGGCGGCGTTCCCGGACAGAACATGCCTCCGCCGCAACTCAGGATGGGACACATGGGCACCGATCAAG ggGGTAACCTACTGCCGATGACGCAATGGCAGCAGAGGTATCCCGGAGGAGCGGGCCAGGGTATAAGACAACCCGGGCCGCAGATCATCCAGCAAGGTCAGGTGGGTCAGACGCCCATGCAGGGAAATCAAGGAGCTGTTCGACCCGGCTTGGGAAACATCCCCAACCCGCCCAGCGCCATGCAGAAGCAAGCTTTGCAGCAGTTGATGCAGACGTTGAGGTCTCCGCAGTCTCccgaacaacaacaacaaatcttGACGATATTGAAAGCGAATCCGCAACTGATGGCGGCTTTCATCAAACAAAGACAG TCCCAACTGCAACAACCCAGCGGTACGGGGGTGGCAGGGACACCGCCTCAACAACTGCAACACATGTTGACGCAGCAGAATACCGCGCAACATCAGAACCGGTTGCAAATGCAGGGCGGAATGTTGGGTCAAAATCCGGGACAGGGCCTGAACCAGGGACCTCCGACGCAGCCGCTGACCCCGCAACAGCAGCAGCAGCAACAACAGCAGCAGCAGTGGTACAAACATCATCAGCTATTGTTGAGACAGCAACAGCAGCAGCAGCAGGCGGCGGCGCAACAGCAGCAGCAACAACAACAGCAGCAgcagcaacaacaacaacaacagcaGCCATTCCAGCAGCCGTCCGCGCCTCCCTCGTATCAGCAAAGGCTGCCGGCCATCAGGCAGCCGCACATGAGCTACAACTCGTATCCGGAACAACAGTATCCTCCGATGCAGGGGCTGAAGCCGACGCCGCCACCAGTGCCGTCTCCGCAGGGCGTGATGGGACCACCTCAGGGCGGGATATCGGTTCAACAGCAGCAGCAGCTGAGGAGTCCGCCGCCGATCAGGAGTCCGCAGCCGAGTCCGTCGTCGAGGCCGTCACCTAGTCCCAGAAATCAGGCGGTAGCGAGTCCCAGAGGGCCCCAGCCGTCGCCACACGACATGGCGGCGTCGGAGATGCTGCTCGGACAGAACCACACGGGAGCGTTGCATCCGCACGCGTCGCCGGTCGGAACCAACCAAGAGACGGGAGAGGTGCCGGCGATGACGCCTCAAGATCAGCTCAGCAAGTTCGTAGAGCAGCTCTAG